Proteins co-encoded in one Aethina tumida isolate Nest 87 chromosome 7, icAetTumi1.1, whole genome shotgun sequence genomic window:
- the LOC109606803 gene encoding uncharacterized protein LOC109606803, whose amino-acid sequence MMALKLLPIIQIIIILFTQSTLSVPIYGTKRYGQSYHVTPYHSMVRTTRYPVGYYDNYPSASNYDDYYYQDGFPLYYPRTSKYEVYQAVMPYYYEERPVSAARYGYNYYGYDDPVVDLQEEMIQEAEREQREDAQPIGHEVMYENDYDEDPDEADDTKVAFLQNLILTQMYNDQQREDDGYDTMYDSYDNYRRYDDATDLPYRQQEDKDVDDLKQLAREQNKPKPYRKQKQNNHVPQWYNNKPSQKTVANVYNPEAKRGNKQHDRKNFIDRKPILVVPTTMQPAIETSTKREGQKEIVMMRPATPVRNPFSNQVLEMMTKNDNKKRTPSVYDTIKKMLEMEKSLENKQLAGHEIRPSMKKRIVATEDSLTKQLTVLKKAQ is encoded by the exons ATG ATGGCGTTAAAACTCCTTCCAATCAtccaaataattatcataCTCTTCACACAATCCACCTTAAGCGTACCGATTTACGGTACTAAACGGTATGGCCAATCATACCACGTAACGCCATACCATTCGATGGTGCGCACCACCCGTTATCCCGTCGGCTACTACGACAACTACCCTTCCGCTTCCAACTACGATGACTATTATTACCAAGACGGTTTTCCACTATACTATCCTAGAACTTCGAAATATGAAGTTTACCAGGCGGTCATGCCATACTATTATGAGGAACGGCCAGTTTCCGCCGCCAGATACGGCTATAATTACTACGGATATGACGATCCAGTCGTAGACTTGCAGGAGGAGATGATACAGGAGGCTGAGAGAGAACAGCGGGAGGATGCGCAGCCCATAGGTCATGAAGTCATGTACGAGAACGACTATGACGAAGATCCGGACGAAGCGGACGATACTAAAGTCGCGTTCTTGCAAAATTTAATCCTCACCCAGATGTACAACGACCAACAGCGCGAAGACGACGGATACGATACCATGTATGACTCGTACGATAACTACAGACGTTACGATGATGCTACCGATTTGCCGTACCGTCAACAAGAAGACAAGGACGTTGATGACTTGAAACAGTTGGCCAGAGAGCAAAACAAACCGAAACCATACAGGAAGCAGAAACAGAACAACCATGTTCCTCAATGGTACAACAACAAGCCATCTCAGAAAACCGTTGCGAACGTTTACAACCCGGAAGCGAAACGCGGAAACAAGCAACACGACAGGAAGAATTTCATTGACAGGAAGCCGATTCTGGTAGTACCGACGACCATGCAGCCGGCTATTGAGACTTCGACAAAGAGGGAGGGGCAGAAGGAGATTGTGATGATGAGGCCCGCCACTCCGGTCAGAAATCCTTTCTCCAATCAAGTCTTGGAGATGATGACCAAGAACGACAACAAGAAGCGGACGCCCTCTGTCTATGACACTATCAAGAAGATGTTGGAGATGGAGAAGAGTTTGGAGAAT AAACAACTCGCCGGACATGAGATCCGTCCCTCCATGAAGAAGCGCATTGTCGCGACGGAGGACAGCCTGACAAAACAGCTCACCGTTCTCAAAAAGGCACAGTAa